In Ailuropoda melanoleuca isolate Jingjing chromosome 11, ASM200744v2, whole genome shotgun sequence, a genomic segment contains:
- the C11H4orf19 gene encoding uncharacterized protein C4orf19 homolog — protein sequence MGCRCCKMIQSYLFDPVQVASPGYVNEVNSCKVDEGDAGKLKGKQSGQVLVHRNELQSEGLKRTASRGGGCEGQEPHRPPPGPPPQGDTVGGHCAGKAGSAINGIGPAPAPLQPTGEHGPHQGDRGSCITTANSVSPTQPFPEGGGPRQQDGVLPASQETQVVRNGDSRATSRAEGPALQVQGACLQIPAPDYPPFRSSAVDRADREEKDCLSQSQTEEELLAGIARRVAEHGLNVPFPLKRSWDSLNEAVATEGVSHHFKEEGAAQAAPVVDSRTGWEEAPGSAGEPGGDAEDEDAAVAEALAALEAATAGEDVDEAE from the exons ATGGGGTGCAGGTGCTGTAAAATGATACAAAG CTATCTCTTTGATCCAGTTCAGGTGGCCTCCCCTGGCTATGTCAACGAGGTGAACAGCTGCAAGGTGGATGAAGGTGACGCGGGTAAACTGAAAGGCAAACAGAGCGGCCAGGTCCTCGTGCACAGAAACGAGCTGCAGAGCGAGGGCCTGAAGAGGACGGCCAGTAGAGGCGGAGGCTGCGAGGGGCAGGAGCCCCACCGGCCTCCTCCAGGACCGCCTCCTCAGGGGGACACCGTGGGGGGACACTGTGCAGGCAAGGCTGGCAGTGCCATCAACGGCAttggccccgcccccgcccccctgcaGCCCACTGGGGAGCATGGGCCCCACCAGGGTGACAGGGGCTCCTGCATCACTACCGCGAACAGCGTCTCCCCAACTCAACCCTTCCCGGAAGGAGGGGGCCCCAGACAACAGGACGGTGTGCTGCCGGCCTCGCAAGAGACCCAGGTCGTCCGAAATGGGGACTCCAGAGCTACTTCCAGGGCAGAAGGTCCTGCCTTGCAAGTACAAGGCGCCTGCCTCCAGATACCGGCCCCAGATTACCCTCCCTTTCGGAGCTCAGCTGTAGACAGAGCTGATCGGGAAGAAAAGGACTGTCTTTCCCAGAGCCAGACTGAGGAGGAGCTCCTGGCGGGAATTGCCCGCAGGGTGGCGGAGCATGGTTTGAATGTGCCCTTCCCCTTGAAGAGAAGCTGGGATTCGTTAAATGAGGCTGTGGCCACAGAGGGCGTAAGTCACCACTTTAAAGAAGAGGGTGCTGCCCAGGCCGCGCCCGTGGTCGATTCGAGAACCGGGTGGGAGGAGGCACCTGGCTCTGCGGGAGAGCCAGGTGGGGACGCGGAGGACGAGGATGCGGCCGTGGCCGAAGCCCTTGCGGCCTTAGAAGCAGCTACCGCTGGAGAAGACGTGGATGAGGCAGAGTAG